The nucleotide sequence TGACCAGGCACTGTTTTGCGCTTTGACAAACAAAATTCTCTTGGCGAAATAATCTGGGGTGAATTTTTGTTTTCCTAGTTGGCCAAACTCAACTTCGATAATTTTTTTAAAGACAAAAAAAACCGTCTTATCATCCAAGACTAGTTTTTTTTGCACCCGTCTTTGGCTTAAAATATCCCCAAGCGCTCTCATTTTTATAT is from Parcubacteria group bacterium and encodes:
- a CDS encoding DciA family protein; its protein translation is MQKKLVLDDKTVFFVFKKIIEVEFGQLGKQKFTPDYFAKRILFVKAQNSAWSAELWTNKARIIKKINEELGEEAVENIKMK